The window AGGCCTCATTTGTCTCGACCGGAGGCGGAGCTTCGATGAAGCTTCTGGAAGGGAGTCCGCTTCCCGGACTGGAAGCTTTGCTCAGCGTTTGAAATATCGACTAACTTGATTTCAAAGGAGACCTTGCATGAGAAGACCGATGATGGCCGGAAATTGGAAGATGTATAAGGATACCTCCCAAGCCAGTCACCTGGCGAAAAGGATATCTGAGTTGACCAAGGGTTTGAGCGAGGCCGAGGTAGTCATCTGCCCGCCCTTTACGGCTCTAAAGACGGTCTCCGACATCTTGTCTGCGCCATCTGTCAAAATCTCTCTTGGGGCGCAGAACGCCTACTTCGAGGAGGAGGGCGCGTTTACCGGCGAGATCTCTCCCTTAATGCTCAAGGATTTGGGCGTCAAATACTGCATAGTCGGTCACTCCGAAAGGAGACAATTCTTTGGTGAGACCGATGAAATAGTGAACAAGAAGGCTAAGGCTCTCCTTAAGGCCGGCATTTTGCCCATTTTTTGCGTCGGCGAGAGCGAGGAGCAGCGCAAAGCCAATTTGACCGATAAGGTCATATCGGAGCAGGTCAAAAGGGGACTTGAGGGAATCTCTCCTGATGAAATAGGAATGATGGTCATAGCTTACGAGCCTATCTGGGCGATCGGCACCGGTCTTACCGCAACCTCTGATCAGGCTGAGGCTGCGATCAAGATGATAAGGGGCGAGGTCGAAGCGGCCTTTGGCAAGGAGAGTTCGGAGGCGGTCAGGATACTTTATGGCGGCAGCGTGAAACCGGAGAATATCGCCGAGCTTATGGCCAAAGATAATATCGACGGCGCCCTGGTTGGCGGGGCTAGCCTCAAGGCCGAAAGCTTCACCTCGATAATCGCCTTCGATGAGGATTAGGAGGCGGCTTTGGTCGATACAGATTGTAATCTGCGCCCAAAGCCCCTTGCCATAATAATCTTGGATGGCTGGGGGGTGTCGGGCGACAAAGAAGGCAATGCCATCTTGGCGGCCGATACGCCAAACATAGACCTCATGCTTAAGAGATACCCAAGCACCACCATCGGGGCTTCAGGTAAGTCAGTCGGTCTACCAGAAGGACAGATGGGAAACTCCGAGGTCGGTCACCTCAACATCGGGGCGGGCCGCATAGTTTATCAGGATTTCAGCCGGATAAACACGGCCATTTCCGATTCTTCCCTTTTCAACAACGAAGCCATCATTGAAGCGATGGATAGGGTCAAAAGGGCCTCCTCGACCCTTCACTTAATGGGGCTCCTCTCCGATGGCGGGGTCCACAGCCATCAGGATCATCTCTATGCTCTTCTAAAACTGGCCAAGATGAGAGGCGTCCCCAAGGTCTTGATCCATCTATTCTTGGATGGACGAGATACGCCGCCAAGGAGCGCCGTCAAATATGTTGCTAAGCTTGAAGAGAAGATGGGTTCCTTGGGCGTGGGCAAAATAGCGAGCCTCGCGGGCCGCTACCATGGGATGGACAGAGACAAGAGATGGGAGAGAGTAAGCCAAGCTTATGAGGCGATCGCTTACGGTAGAGGAGAGCATTCGCCAGGCGCCGTTTTGGCTGTAGAGAGGTCTTATGAGAAGGGTATAGGCGACGAATTTGTAAAACCTACCCTGGTTGCAGAGGAATACGCCGGTCTCAAAGACCAAGATGCGGTCATATTCTTCAATTTTCGCCCCGACCGAGCAAGGGAGATAACAAGAGCCATAACCGATCCTAATTTCGATGGTTTTTCAAGGGGAGAATATCCTCCAAAGCCGCACTTTGTCTGCATGACCCAGTATGACGCCGAATTCTATCTTCCGGTTGCCTTTCCCATACACATCCCGAAGAATATTTTGGCCGATGTTCTGGCCGAAAATGGGCTTAAACAGCTCAGGATAGCTGAGACCGAAAAGTATGCCCATGTTACCTTCTTCTTCAACGGCGGGGTCGAGGCTCCCAAAGAGGGGGAAGAGCGCATTCTCATCCCTTCGCCTAAGGTGGCGACCTATGATCTAAAGCCTGAAATGAGCGCCCTTGAGGTAG of the Actinomycetota bacterium genome contains:
- the tpiA gene encoding triose-phosphate isomerase — protein: MRRPMMAGNWKMYKDTSQASHLAKRISELTKGLSEAEVVICPPFTALKTVSDILSAPSVKISLGAQNAYFEEEGAFTGEISPLMLKDLGVKYCIVGHSERRQFFGETDEIVNKKAKALLKAGILPIFCVGESEEQRKANLTDKVISEQVKRGLEGISPDEIGMMVIAYEPIWAIGTGLTATSDQAEAAIKMIRGEVEAAFGKESSEAVRILYGGSVKPENIAELMAKDNIDGALVGGASLKAESFTSIIAFDED
- the gpmI gene encoding 2,3-bisphosphoglycerate-independent phosphoglycerate mutase, encoding MRPKPLAIIILDGWGVSGDKEGNAILAADTPNIDLMLKRYPSTTIGASGKSVGLPEGQMGNSEVGHLNIGAGRIVYQDFSRINTAISDSSLFNNEAIIEAMDRVKRASSTLHLMGLLSDGGVHSHQDHLYALLKLAKMRGVPKVLIHLFLDGRDTPPRSAVKYVAKLEEKMGSLGVGKIASLAGRYHGMDRDKRWERVSQAYEAIAYGRGEHSPGAVLAVERSYEKGIGDEFVKPTLVAEEYAGLKDQDAVIFFNFRPDRAREITRAITDPNFDGFSRGEYPPKPHFVCMTQYDAEFYLPVAFPIHIPKNILADVLAENGLKQLRIAETEKYAHVTFFFNGGVEAPKEGEERILIPSPKVATYDLKPEMSALEVAETAVAEIEKGEHDVIILNFANPDMVGHTGVFEAAKKAIEVVDDSFGQVVEAVRKAGGEALILADHGNAEKMMDYETKDHFTAHTTNPVPLIYVTDRKVSLAPGGILADIAPTVLDILLIPKSAEMTGESLIRTE